In Syngnathus scovelli strain Florida chromosome 12, RoL_Ssco_1.2, whole genome shotgun sequence, the genomic window CAAATTGCATACTTTTGGAATGTGAATGCAATACAGCAATGTAAGGTTATTTGATAACGTATGCtttgataaaataaaatattttataaaatatataaatgcaTTCAATGTAATTTAAAAAGTCTTTATTACAAGTAATGACATCAGTCTGCACAATGCAAAATATAACGGTGATGTTATTCGATActgcactattttattttgtcttcattcattcaatttgataatttataaaagaaaataaaagcgGATCTGTGCGATAAAATCAAACAAGGAAACTATTTTACAGGTGAGTGCTGTCTATCAATTAGATGGCTGggagtgaaaacaaaaatacaccTATCTTCACCCATATTGATATAATGCTCAATTTACACGAAGCTCATTTTTCAAACTGACAGGCTGGTATATTTCATTTGTGGCATAATTAGTCATTCATCATTCAGAGATTGCACTACTTTCAGACTTCttttaaaatcacaaaaaatcagacattttgaTTAAGTTGTTTCATTTCCCCCTGTGACAGGAGATAAGAAAACAGTGTGAACTAATATGAACAGTGACAAAGACCTCAGAAGGTATTTGAAGTTGAATCAGAGACCCTGGCTCATTCACAGGTTATGAAATTGaaccaaaaaataaattccATCTTAAATGACTGCACAACAATATGGGCTTGTGGCTTAAATGATTAAAATAACTGCTGTGGGAAAAGGTAGTAATTAAAGTATTAAGTATTAAGTATTAAAATATACTGACATTAAAATAAGTGAAGTGGCACCATATGTACGTTGGCATATACATATACAACTCAAAGGTAAAATTTATTAAGACAGTCGTATTACCTGCTACAAGATCTGAAGCAGATTGTGTAGAACAAACAAGTTTTGTCGGTCCCTGGAGCAAAAACGGATGTACAGATCAATATAAAACCATCACACCAGAGCCTACGGCGAGTCAGCAACCCTAATTAATACTGAAGACCTTCTctgcataataataatagaactTCTGTAATACTGTCCAGGAAAGTCATTTGCAAGATGCGACAACACACTTCGATTTCTTTCAGAGACCATTAATGTATGCATCAGTAAGCGCAGCTGTTTTGGTTAGAAAAATGTCTTCACATTTCTTTCGGCAACAATGAAGTTATCAAGTTCACCCAATCCAAGTAAGGCATGTAAATAGACTCGGCAGTTAATTAAAGTCAGTGTCTAGCATAAAAAAACTACAATAAAATCCACTTACTACCTTTGTTTTCATAATGGCAAAACATTTTAGCTAGGTGATTCGTCCATAAAGGATGATGCACTTGGAACTAAGCAGCCATCTACTTGAGAAAATATGGCATCTTCAGCAACATAATGAGCAGTTTTCAAGCCAAGTCATAATTATCATACGAAAGCTGCTTCAAATGAGTGATGCTGTCTGAAATGgaagcagagaaaaaaaaaattaatccacAAATTCTCAAGTGGGTTCATTGGGTATAATTTGAATCAAGACCTACACAAAATGCATCTTACCAAGCACCCACTGCTCAGACAGGATCCTACATCCCACGGGTCTCCTGCCGTTGTACCTCCCTATGCAAATTCTGGCCTGACGTAGAGTTTTGCAGATTGTCCCCCCGCACAGCTGGATCAGCTCTACCATACTAGGAGCAGGCGGCTGGGAATGCTGAGACACAAACATGGGCGGTTGGTCCTGGAACAGGTCCTGCTGGGGATGGTCCCCGGAAGATAGATGCCTCTGAAGACGGCAGATCTGGGAACAGATAGAGAGCCAAATCTGAAATTATCTGAATTATCaatatacaataataataataatgcattttaAATGACTGAAGCACAGATTCCTATCCCCTCCATTAGCTGCATTAGCCGTGGTAGTGTTGACTTCATTTCACCAATCCTGGCAGTCACATGACCACATGCAATCTTTGTAGGTTCATAAGTGAAGAATGGCCAAACAAACGGAATATACACCAGGTAGCGACTCTCAGTTTCAAGAACATCCATTTCTGGCCTGACATTTGGCCCAGTTTCATCCTGAGCTATCGTCTGTGCCCAAATGTGGAATTGTCAACCTACAAAAGCTCAATGTCTCACTAGAGAAAGCCCTATTGTTGTTAACTAGTAGTTTTGGCCACATATAGTACACTATAACTAccatcacttgttttttttaagcttaAAACCGTTATTCACCTTGGGAAAAACTTCATACGAGACGGCAAATTGAAATTTTAGTGTCATTTATTTGAGAAAGTATTTCTGGGATTAATGAATGAAGCTCTGAGCTCTCACCACAGGATTGTTTGGTATCCAGTAGGGGTCACTTACTAAACTGAAAGGGACAATCTGCGCTATTGCGAGTTGAATGCCAGGAAACAAGCGCTAAGGCTTTCAGCCTTTTGTAAATGTTCACACCGGTTTTATTTTACATCAAGTAATCAGGGATAGACCCGAAGAGTTCAGGGACAGGGTCAGGTTAACATGAACCCATATTGTGTACTTCCAGGGGGGAGCGACTCAACACTTAATGTGGGTCCTATTGTGTGACTAAACGAGCACAAAAAAGCACACTGGTTCATAATAGGAAGAGATGGAACATAATAAAACTTTGTTgtaacaaaacacacaaacacatcactCGTGTTTGAGTGGGAATAACATGTTTTTCGCAGAACCTTGGCACTTGGAAATAATGGCGTTTGTGCTCAAGACTGACAAGTGTTGAAATCAGTAAAGTTCCGCCGCTTGTAACAAAAGGTTGTACTTCCAACACCTGCaaggttagaaaaaaaaagatgaaaaaaacatgcatgtattGCTAGGCTTGTATGTACGACATTtcagctgattaaaaaaaaagttttgtgaaGGAAATTTTGCAGTTTTGTTGATGCCTGGCACAATGAATTGTTAGCTAACTTGGCTAGCACGTCAAGGGCTTTCAGAGTCTTGCATCATTCATGCAGGCAACATTGGCACGGAAAATAATTGGTTCATTCACCATGAATTGAACCTTTGAGCATCCAGCTACAAGCTAACCATTATAAAACCTTTGACACGAACAGCACAATTTTAGCTTtccattaaaataaaagaaggaTGTTCCTCTAATAACTACAAGCTCAAGATGGCACCAGGTTCTGACTTTGACAGTATTCTAAATTAAGAAAATACCCACAACATTTTCAGCAATACTTTGGTGTCCATAAAAACTAATGTAAATACTATTAAAAGACAATTGTTAGGTGGTTCAGTACATGTACATACATAAGACGATTAGTAGAAAGGAAACTTGCAAGCAACGGTGGAAATAAGATTAAAATACCAGTCGTCTCCATAAGTGCAATTCAGATTAACTGTGGCAAGCCGAAAGTCACAACAACAGCATGAACACCTGCAACGTCACTGTTTTTGGGGAATGACGACATGCACTTCCTCCTCTGTTGTAATGCGCCTTCAATATTTAGCATTTCCCTTCACTGTAGAATATTACATCAGCTGACTTCCTGCAATTCTGTTTCACTGGTTCAATCTATTTGTGAAACTCCAAGAAAGTAGTGTGGTCGAGTTGGACTTGCGGAGGGAAAAAGTGAAACTCAAGTGTGAGAGATTAAGGAAAATGAGTCTTTTCAAATGAGGGGCCCTTAGGAGGGAATCTCCTGAAACAAATGCATACAGAATGCGATTAAGGCACATTCTTGCTGTTTGTGACAAAACATCCTCATGTGTCTTTTCTGGACTGCGTGTCCCCAACGGAGACATGGGTATCCATTTCACACAAGAAATGGAAGTATTAACAGTGCTATTGAGGTCAAATGTAGATTTTGTTTTTCTGAGGATTCACCTGGCAAAAAGTAAACACAAGTTTGATTAATTttcaaaaacacaacaaaagacAAATACGCTGGTGACAGGGATTTCGGAAAAATATTGTCTTTCACAACATGTGCACATTCAGTAAATATTGGATGTCTGATCTTTAgacagctgtattttttttaatcatttttatgtCTGTCAGAAAATTTGGCCTCGAGAGAAAAATATTTCACTTCATACTATTCCTTATGACTGGCAAGCAGTCCAAGGTGTACGCTGCTTTTCAGCAGGGTTAGGCTCTAGTTACCCACTTGATTACTAAGGTGAGTAGAATAGAAAATGAAAGAATTCATTATTGTGTgtgaaaatataattaaaacaagTCAAACAGAGTCATAGAGCAACAGTAATGCGGTTTAGAATGAGCAAAATAGCACTTTATAAAattgtactttaaaaaaaatacagtactgAACTAATAATATTGAACAGCatttgccaattttttttttttttacttcagttCAATAGACATTGTGctgctgagatgttgataatgtgaCCGTGTGGTTTTTAATccatcatttaaaaacaaaccaaacaaatcatacacacacatataaaaaaaaaaaacccttaagCGTGTTTTTTGAAGCACtcacaaatatttttcaatgaACTGTTGGCTGCCACTGTGACTATAACAGTGCCGGCCGGAGGTGGACAGCTGCATCCTGCGTGGCTGTTTAACCAGTAGAGGGAAAAACACGTGGGCATTGTGTAGGATATAGTAGAGAATGTGTAGTTTGTGCATCTGCCTCTAAGTGTTGTTGGTGTGCATTATAATAGATGAGGGGCTTCACTGGGTGGCCACATGGAAGGGGGAGTGGTTAAAGTCACAGTTAGCGAATCGGGGGGTGTCGAGGGCAGCTCAAACAAGTAGCTGGAGCCTTGATGAAAAACCCACGCATGCAGTCGGGCACCGGTAAACTGTGAGAATAATCCTTTGATTTCTAATGTTCCTACTGAAGGTCATATAAGGACTCTGCAGAACCTCAAGGGGATTTACACTTTGATGCCATTGGGAAAAGTaatatttgaaagaaaaactTTTTGAGGATCAGAACAAACTAAACTGAAGAGGAAAGTTCACTGAAGATGATGCACGTCGTCTTGTTCGTTTTAAGCGTCTGTCTAAGTGCGGGGAGGGGATATCGGACGAGTTCAGACAGCACCGCGGGCAAGAGACAATATCAGATCCAAAACGGCCCATGCAGCTATACCTTTCTTCTCCCTGAGCAGGAGAACTGCCAAAACCCGAGCAACGGCTACAATTATCCAGTTCAAAAGGACGGGCCTGCAGACAATGAAGAGTCAGCGCACAGGCTGGAACAGCTAGAGATGGTCATGGAGAACAACACACAGTGGTTGCTGAAGGTAAAGTCCCGTGCAGCCATCATGTCACATACCATCAGAAATAGACGTAATAGGATTAAATGAGCATTCTGTGAGCCAAACAATTTCAACTTCTTCTACATGCTTGTCAAGTTAAGCCGATTTCTAGCTAAACCTTTTAGGAAATGCACACATCCAGGTCAAACGGGGACAGGGATTTGTATCAACGTTTTGTAACTTAATCATTTAACGTATTATTTTCGATAATTGTGAAGTAATTGTGGTCACGTACAATGATCTCCAGTTCAAAACTCTCAAAAAAGGCAACGGATGTACGTGGTCATGATCTTGGAGCACTCAATATTAATCCCTGTATTTAACCAAAGCTCTACAAGCACTTTTACATTGTAAATGTGTGATTGAGTATGAAACAACATTGAAGTAGGCTCAGACGTGTATTCTTTGCAAAAGGTCCAGAGGGATGAAAACTCATAACAGGTGTCAGATTGACAGGTGCATATGTCCTTTTCAGTGTGCCGAGCCATTTCTTGAGGCATAAAAGCACAGATGACCTTTTTTACACTCGCTCTTCAGAGAATGTTTAATAAAGAGGAGCAGACAAGAGTCTTTCACAGTCGGAGTGCACAAACAGATTCTCGGAATAAAACGCAAGGGATGATGCTTTCAAAAGAACAGCTCAGCAGGGAATACTTTTGATGCGCTTTCAACAACTAAACCTCAGCTGCTCATCAAATAGAAATCTTGGTAATTTGTTGCTGCGATTGTTGAATCGACTTTGTAAACATTGTGACGTCCATTTACTTTGCTAATAATTAAAGGAAGTTAAAAAGGGACTGTACAGGGCAGTGTGTTGACTTTCTGATAATACGAAAGTGTTTTTACCCACTGTATTATTAAatagtgtttgtttttcttccccttTTGATTCAACCAATCACCAAACAGCAGTGtgtatagctctaaccctcacgaGCACTGGCATCCCAACAAAGAGCTCCTCCAGTTCAGTGCCAAACTAAACTCAACCTAACAGCTTGGTGTATTTCATCCAACTAACTTGGATTTAAGTCATGAAGTCCGACACCATTCATAAAATTCCGGTGGGAATTATCGTGCATACCTGAGCCAGTTAAAGAAGTAATGTGAGGTTATTAAGTAATCGCAGCaaataataaaagtatttcTAATGAATTTCTTCAAAGTCGCCTTTGCATATGAGCAGCTGGGGGAAGTGATGTTACGTTTTACGTGTGACAGAGGAacacagtcatttttttttttaccggatGACTCGGAGGCCTTGCGGAATCAACAACTGATTAGATCATTAGCTGTAAACAAGACATCCTGACAACAATTCAAAAGGCCCCTCAATAACCGTGGATGTGTCACAAGGAACAGCCGCGAGGAGATGATGAGAAATTAAATGCACCCTAACAAGCTTcaagaaatttgaaaaaaaaaaattccaactcCATGCAGATaaggaaaatatatatattcggGTGAGGTGAGCTTGCGGCTCTAACACGTCATGGTGTCATGAAGGATGTAACTCCTCACTCAACACTTCCATCCTGTTTACGAGTCGTGTGACCTGATTGGCACTCAGGAACACCATGCAGGAAATAACTTAATGATTGGTCTTGGTCTAAATCCGGAATACCGTAAGGTACATAAGAACATATCGAGTTAAAATTAAAACGGTGACCTTTTCCCATCTTGAGGCTAAAGACTATTGTAATACGCATTTGGTTCAAGTGTTTGATATAGAGTGATCATGTCATGATGATACACTGATTTGTGATGCTTACATATatcacaatataaaatataatattgtGTATTCTGTTTTATAAATTGATATTGTAAAAAGTGGAGACAGCTTTAGGCTTTGAGACAAGATAGTAAAGGGGTCAAAGTGGAAATTGTTGCTTGGCCGATGCCATTAGTTATTTTGTCCTTAGAGGTAATGTTACACTGCACACTCTTGATTGTTTCGATTGTGGTTGATTCATTTTAATCTTTCATTTGTGCCACAGCTACAGAATTACATCCAGGAGAGCATGAAGCAGGATATGGTCCAAATACAACAGAGTGCAGTGCAAAATCACACAGCTACAATGATTGAAATAGGAACAAACCTACTCAGTCAAACTGCAGAGCAAACAAGAAAACTGACCAATGTGGAGGCGCAGGTGAGAGACTACTTTAACTGGTTATAAAGAAAAACAGCAAATATTGGCTTGTACTGCTTTCACACAAACTAAAATAGCAATACTACACCTCTGATTATATAATTACTTTTCATGCTTCGATTTCACGTCATAAAACCTGAGTTGCCACCATTTTGGTTCCAATAAAACCTTCTTTGCATTATACTACACAGAATTGTATATTgatatttttcaaatatatGTGAAAACAGGAATGGACCTGTCAGTTTATTATTGTCGCTTAACATCAACGACCTTATGTGAGCCAACAGAGGAGCATTTCCTGTTATTAGCACACTTGTATTCCCACAGAAAGAGTCTATCAGTTTGTCACAATCAGACATCCGTCTGTTCAAACACATCATTGGAGAAGTACAAGTAGATTCCACGTAAACAAGCTGGTTTTTGCTGAGTTCAGTTTCCTcaaactgggggaaaaaaaaaagatcgagGCAAGGTGCTCAACCTGAGAATTTAGTTCAATACTGTCTGTGGGGATACACGGTGTTTGAAAGTTTCCAAAAGTTAAAGTACATCTGCTCCATTGGAATTCAGTTGCTTTCCTGTCATAAAATTTCCATTTCGCAAATGCCTGTTTGTAGAGGTGTAAACTCGAGTTAAAATAATCCCATCAAACAGGGAACACGAGTCCACACAGTATTGACTCGCGCACTAAACATCAAACCTGAGATGTGTTTCTCACTACAAGGGAATAGAATTGAAAATCCAGTTACATAACAGTCACCTTAACTGTATATCAATGCAAACAATGCGCTGCATTTTTTTGCATCATACATTCTTAAGAGAGCCAATTTCCTATTTTTGTAACCGGTATTTCTCCACGGTGTCGTTaataacacacacactttccccAGTGCCTCGCATAGCTTCTAACACTCGGGACTAGTGAGTTACTTTGATCTGCGCATCACCATTGGCAACAACGCTTCTGCGAGTGTGTGAGAAACCCGAGGGTCTGCTTCGATCAATGCGCAAACACGCTTACACCCATTTTCTGATCATTAAAAAATGGACTGTGGATTAGTTGAAAGACACTGGTTGTTTAGGTGGATTGATTGTTTGATATCCTCTTTTATTTCCAGGTTATTAATCACGCAACTCGACTTGAGCGGCAACTGCTTGAGAATTCTTTGTCGACAAACAAACTGGAAAAACAAGTTATTGTCCAATCAAATGAAATCAATAAACTGAACGACAAAAACAAGTGAGTACATGACGATACCTGAAATTGCAAAATGAAaccgtgacacacacacaaaaaaaaaaactttatcgaATAACCTGAATTATCTACTGATTCAGCTTGTTGGAAAAGAAAGTAAAGGAGTTGGAGGAAGAGAGGCAGGTCGAGCAGAAGATGCTTCGACTGGAAAAAGACCAGCTTCAGATCCTAATAGAGAGGCAGACAGCCATCATTGGTGAGCTGGAGCAACAGCTGCTCAAGGTGTCATCCAACAACAGTGCCCTTCAGCATCAGCAACAGGAGCTTCTGGAGACTGTGAATCACCTCATTCACACCTTCTCCACTGGCACAGCCCAAGGTAGGTGACCAGGAAAAGACTTCAAGAGAAATAGACTGAATAAACTAAATGTGGCTGCCAGCGAGATCAAGTATTGGCTAAAAGAGGAGCACCCCAAAACATTTGTTGCCACTCACTTTAGCAAACATACCATATATAATCCTAATCCACATATACAGAGTTGAGTACACTCCTCACATTAGTTTAATATTtttcatgggacaacactgaacaCGTAGACCTGAAAATAACTCAAAACAcagccattttgtttcattATTTCACTGTGTCTTGACATTCCTGGTTTTCTCAATGAATTGTAACACCCCAGTGTCAGCAGCACTCATGGAGTCCTTACACCAAGACACTCTCACAATACTCAACTAAAGGCGAGACA contains:
- the angpt2a gene encoding angiopoietin-2a; its protein translation is MMHVVLFVLSVCLSAGRGYRTSSDSTAGKRQYQIQNGPCSYTFLLPEQENCQNPSNGYNYPVQKDGPADNEESAHRLEQLEMVMENNTQWLLKLQNYIQESMKQDMVQIQQSAVQNHTATMIEIGTNLLSQTAEQTRKLTNVEAQVINHATRLERQLLENSLSTNKLEKQVIVQSNEINKLNDKNNLLEKKVKELEEERQVEQKMLRLEKDQLQILIERQTAIIGELEQQLLKVSSNNSALQHQQQELLETVNHLIHTFSTGTAQETKAAMMQDTPSTFMDCAAVFKSGNTKSGVYTLTLPNTTMEVKAFCDMETEAGGWTMLQKRLDGSVDFHRTWQEYKKGFGDPSGEFWLGNEFVSRLTSQHSYSLRIQLSDWEGNSAFSLYDQFSLDGEGQNYRIHFKGYSGTAGKISSIGQPGSDFSTKDADNDKCVCKCSQLTTGGWWFDACGPSNLNGMYYQRGQNSNRFNGIKWYYWKGSGYSLKTTSMMIRPADF